One window from the genome of Lutra lutra chromosome X, mLutLut1.2, whole genome shotgun sequence encodes:
- the IDH3G gene encoding isocitrate dehydrogenase [NAD] subunit gamma, mitochondrial isoform X2: protein MALKVAAVVGGAAKAVLRPALLCRPWEVLGAHEAPRRSISPPSAKYGGRHTVTMIPGDGIGPELMLHVKSVFRHACVPVDFEEVHVSSNADEEDVRNAIMAIRRNRVALKGNIETNHNLPPSHKSRNNILRTSLDLYANVIHCKSLPGVVTRHRDIDILIVRENTEGEYSSLEHESVAGVVESLKIITKAKSLRIAEYAFKLAQESGRKKVTAVHKANIMKLGDGLFLQCCKEVAARYPQITFENMIVDNTTMQLVSRPQQFDVMVMPNLYGNIVNNVCAGLVGGPGLVAGANYGHVYAVFETATRNTGKSIANKNIANPTATLLASCMMLDHLKLHSYATSIRKAVLASMDNENMHTPDIGGQGTTSEAIQDIIRHIRIINGRTVDA from the exons GTTCTTGGTGCCCATGAGGCCCCCCGGAGGAGCATCTCA CCCCCGTCGGCTAAGTATGGTGGGCGGCACACAGTCACCATGATCCCAGGGGATGGCATCGGGCCAGAGCTCATGTTGCACGTCAAGTCTGTGTTCAG GCATGCGTGTGTGCCAGTGGACTTTGAAGAGGTGCACGTGAGCTCCAATGCTGATGAGGAGGACGTCCGCAATGCCATCATGGCCATCCGGCGGAACCGTGTGGCCCTGAAGG GCAACATCGAAACCAATCACAACCTGCCTCCGTCTCACAAATCCCGAAACAACATCCTTCG caccagCCTGGACCTCTATGCCAATGTCATCCACTGTAAGAGCCTGCCAGGAGTGGTGACCCGTCACAGGGACATAGATATCCTCATTGTCCGGGAAAACACAGAGGGCGAGTACAGCAGCCTAGAACATGAG aGTGTGGCTGGAGTGGTGGAGAGCCTCAAGATCATCACCAAGGCGAAGTCCCTGCGCATCGCTGAATACGCCTTCAAACTGGCCCAGGAAAGCGGGCGCAAGAAAGTGACAGCTGTGCACAAGGCCAACATCAT GAAACTGGGCGACGGGCTCTTCCTCCAGTGCTGCAAGGAGGTGGCAGCCCGCTATCCGCAGATCACCTTTGAAAATATGATCGTGGACAACACCACCATGCAG CTGGTGTCCCGACCCCAGCAGTTCGATGTCATGGTGATGCCCAATCTCTACGGGAACATTGTCAACAATGTCTGCGCAGGACTGGTCGGGGGCCCTGGCCTTGTGGCCGGGGCCAACTATGGCCACGTGTATGCTGTGTTTGAGACG GCCACAAGGAACACAGGCAAGAGCATTGCCAACAAGAACATCGCCAACCCCACAGCCACGCTGCTGGCGAGTTGCATGATGCTCGACCACCTCAA GCTCCATTCCTATGCCACATCCATCCGTAAGGCCGTGTTGGCGTCCATGGACAACGAAAAC ATGCACACCCCAGACATTGGGGGGCAGGGCACCACATCGGAGGCCATCCAGGACATCATCCGCCACATCCGCATCATCAATGGCCGCACCGTGGACGCCTAG
- the IDH3G gene encoding isocitrate dehydrogenase [NAD] subunit gamma, mitochondrial isoform X1: MALKVAAVVGGAAKAVLRPALLCRPWEVLGAHEAPRRSISQQTIPPSAKYGGRHTVTMIPGDGIGPELMLHVKSVFRHACVPVDFEEVHVSSNADEEDVRNAIMAIRRNRVALKGNIETNHNLPPSHKSRNNILRTSLDLYANVIHCKSLPGVVTRHRDIDILIVRENTEGEYSSLEHESVAGVVESLKIITKAKSLRIAEYAFKLAQESGRKKVTAVHKANIMKLGDGLFLQCCKEVAARYPQITFENMIVDNTTMQLVSRPQQFDVMVMPNLYGNIVNNVCAGLVGGPGLVAGANYGHVYAVFETATRNTGKSIANKNIANPTATLLASCMMLDHLKLHSYATSIRKAVLASMDNENMHTPDIGGQGTTSEAIQDIIRHIRIINGRTVDA, from the exons GTTCTTGGTGCCCATGAGGCCCCCCGGAGGAGCATCTCA CAACAAACCATT CCCCCGTCGGCTAAGTATGGTGGGCGGCACACAGTCACCATGATCCCAGGGGATGGCATCGGGCCAGAGCTCATGTTGCACGTCAAGTCTGTGTTCAG GCATGCGTGTGTGCCAGTGGACTTTGAAGAGGTGCACGTGAGCTCCAATGCTGATGAGGAGGACGTCCGCAATGCCATCATGGCCATCCGGCGGAACCGTGTGGCCCTGAAGG GCAACATCGAAACCAATCACAACCTGCCTCCGTCTCACAAATCCCGAAACAACATCCTTCG caccagCCTGGACCTCTATGCCAATGTCATCCACTGTAAGAGCCTGCCAGGAGTGGTGACCCGTCACAGGGACATAGATATCCTCATTGTCCGGGAAAACACAGAGGGCGAGTACAGCAGCCTAGAACATGAG aGTGTGGCTGGAGTGGTGGAGAGCCTCAAGATCATCACCAAGGCGAAGTCCCTGCGCATCGCTGAATACGCCTTCAAACTGGCCCAGGAAAGCGGGCGCAAGAAAGTGACAGCTGTGCACAAGGCCAACATCAT GAAACTGGGCGACGGGCTCTTCCTCCAGTGCTGCAAGGAGGTGGCAGCCCGCTATCCGCAGATCACCTTTGAAAATATGATCGTGGACAACACCACCATGCAG CTGGTGTCCCGACCCCAGCAGTTCGATGTCATGGTGATGCCCAATCTCTACGGGAACATTGTCAACAATGTCTGCGCAGGACTGGTCGGGGGCCCTGGCCTTGTGGCCGGGGCCAACTATGGCCACGTGTATGCTGTGTTTGAGACG GCCACAAGGAACACAGGCAAGAGCATTGCCAACAAGAACATCGCCAACCCCACAGCCACGCTGCTGGCGAGTTGCATGATGCTCGACCACCTCAA GCTCCATTCCTATGCCACATCCATCCGTAAGGCCGTGTTGGCGTCCATGGACAACGAAAAC ATGCACACCCCAGACATTGGGGGGCAGGGCACCACATCGGAGGCCATCCAGGACATCATCCGCCACATCCGCATCATCAATGGCCGCACCGTGGACGCCTAG
- the SRPK3 gene encoding SRSF protein kinase 3 isoform X1, with amino-acid sequence MRGRSRAPQEQPPGARELRDCAAGMSTSAGGGGGGGDSGSSSSSQASCGPESSGSELAPAAPAPRMLQGLLGSDDEEQEDPKDYCKGGYYPVKIGDLFNGRYHVVRKLGWGHFSTVWLCWDIQRKRFVALKVVKSAGHYTETAVDEIKLLKCVRDSDPSDPKRETIVQLIDDFRISGVNGVHVCMVLEVLGHQLLKWIIKSNYQGLPVPCVKSIVRQVLHGLDYLHTKCKIIHTDIKPENILLCVGDAYIRRLATEATEWQQAGAPPPSRSTVSTAPQEVLTGKLSKNKRKKMRRKRRQQKRLLEERLRDLQRLEALEAAAQSEDAGSRLEGGSGSTSSSGCHPGGARASPSPASSSPAAGGERSLSPGSQTSGFSGSLFSPASCSILSGSSNQRETGGLLSPSSKLAPFGASNLLVNPLEPQNADKIKIKIADLGNACWVHKHFTEDIQTRQYRAVEVLIGAEYGPPADIWSTACMAFELATGDYLFEPHSGEDYSRDEDHIAHIVELLGDIPPAFALSGRYSREFFNRRGQLRHIQNLKHWGLYEVLMEKYEWPLEQATQFSAFLLPMMEYIPEKRASAADCLQHPWLNP; translated from the exons ATGCGCGGCCGCAGCCGGGCCCCACAGGAGCAGCCGCCTGGGGCGCGGGAGCTGCGGGACTGCGCAGCCGGGATGAGCACCAGCgcgggtggcggcggcggcggcggggacagcggcagcagcagcag CTCACAGGCCTCCTGCGGGCCTGAGTCCTCGGGCTCCGAACTCGCTCCCGCCGCGCCGGCGCCGCGGATGTTGCAGGGACTGCTGGGCTCCGATGACGAGGAGCAGGAGGACCCCAAGGACTACTGCAAGG GCGGCTACTACCCCGTGAAGATCGGGGACCTGTTCAATGGGCGGTACCACGTGGTGCGCAAGCTGGGCTGGGGCCACTTCTCCACAGTCTGGCTCTGCTGGGATATCCA GCGCAAGCGCTTCGTGGCCCTGAAAGTGGTGAAGAGCGCGGGGCACTACACCGAGACGGCGGTGGATGAGATCAAGCTCCTGAAATGT GTCCGAGACAGTGACCCCAGTGACCCCAAGAGAGAGACCATTGTCCAGCTCATCGATGACTTCCGGATCTCAGGGGTGAACGGAGTCC ATGTGTGCATGGTGCTGGAGGTCCTGGGCCACCAGCTCCTCAAGTGGATCATCAAGTCCAACTACCAGGGCCTGCCCGTGCCATGCGTGAAGAGCATCGTGAGGCAG GTGCTGCACGGCCTGGACTACCTGCACACCAAGTGCAAGATCATCCACACAGACATCAAGCCCGAGAACATCCTGCTGTGTGTGGGCGACGCCTACATCAGGCGCCTGGCCACGGAGGCCACAGAGTGGCAGCAGGCGGGGGCCCCGCCCCCATCCCGCTCCACAG TCAGCACTGCCCCCCAGGAGGTCTTG ACCGGTAAGCTGTCgaaaaacaagaggaagaaaatgcgGCGCAAACGGAGGCAGCAGAAGCGGTTGCTGGAGGAGCGGCTGCGGGACCTGCAGAGGCTGGAGGCCTTGGAAGCGGCAGCCCAGTCGGAGG ATGCAGGCTCGAGGCTAGAGGGGGGCAGCGGCTCCACCTCCTCTTCTGGCTGCCACCCTGGAGGGGCCAGGGCCAGCCcgtcccctgcctcctcctcccctgccgcAGGGGGAGAGCGCAGCCTCAGCCCAGGCTCCCAGACCTCAGGCTTCTCGGGCTCGCTTTTCTCGCCTGCCTCATGCTCCATCCTCTCAGGCTCCTCCAACCAGCGGGAGACCGGGGGCCTCCTGTCCCCCAGCAGTAAGTTGG cacCATTTGGTGCCTCGAACCTCCTGGTGAATCCCCTAGAGCCCCAAAATGCAGAcaagatcaagatcaagatcGCAGACCTAGGCAACGCCTGCTGGGTG CACAAGCACTTCACTGAGGACATCCAGACTCGCCAGTACCGGGCAGTGGAGGTGCTGATCGGAGCAGAGTACGGGCCCCCGGCCGACATCTGGAGCACAGCGTGCATG GCCTTCGAGCTTGCCACCGGCGACTACCTATTTGAGCCTCACTCTGGAGAGGACTACAGTCGTGACGAGG ACCACATCGCCCACATTGTGGAGCTTCTGGGAGACATCCCCCCAGCCTTCGCCCTCTCGGGCCGCTACTCCCGGGAGTTCTTCAACCGGAGAG GACAGCTGCGGCACATCCAGAACCTCAAGCACTGGGGCCTATACGAAGTGCTCATGGAGAAGTACGAGTGGCCCCTGGAGCAGGCCACACAGTTCAGCGCCTTCCTGCTGCCCATGATGGAGTACATCCCCGAGAAGCGGGCCAGTGCCGCCGACTGCCTCCAGCACCCTTGGCTCAACCCCTAG
- the SRPK3 gene encoding SRSF protein kinase 3 isoform X2: MRGRSRAPQEQPPGARELRDCAAGMSTSAGGGGGGGDSGSSSSSQASCGPESSGSELAPAAPAPRMLQGLLGSDDEEQEDPKDYCKGGYYPVKIGDLFNGRYHVVRKLGWGHFSTVWLCWDIQRKRFVALKVVKSAGHYTETAVDEIKLLKCVRDSDPSDPKRETIVQLIDDFRISGVNGVHVCMVLEVLGHQLLKWIIKSNYQGLPVPCVKSIVRQVLHGLDYLHTKCKIIHTDIKPENILLCVGDAYIRRLATEATEWQQAGAPPPSRSTVSTAPQEVLTGKLSKNKRKKMRRKRRQQKRLLEERLRDLQRLEALEAAAQSEDAGSRLEGGSGSTSSSGCHPGGARASPSPASSSPAAGGERSLSPGSQTSGFSGSLFSPASCSILSGSSNQRETGGLLSPSTPFGASNLLVNPLEPQNADKIKIKIADLGNACWVHKHFTEDIQTRQYRAVEVLIGAEYGPPADIWSTACMAFELATGDYLFEPHSGEDYSRDEDHIAHIVELLGDIPPAFALSGRYSREFFNRRGQLRHIQNLKHWGLYEVLMEKYEWPLEQATQFSAFLLPMMEYIPEKRASAADCLQHPWLNP; encoded by the exons ATGCGCGGCCGCAGCCGGGCCCCACAGGAGCAGCCGCCTGGGGCGCGGGAGCTGCGGGACTGCGCAGCCGGGATGAGCACCAGCgcgggtggcggcggcggcggcggggacagcggcagcagcagcag CTCACAGGCCTCCTGCGGGCCTGAGTCCTCGGGCTCCGAACTCGCTCCCGCCGCGCCGGCGCCGCGGATGTTGCAGGGACTGCTGGGCTCCGATGACGAGGAGCAGGAGGACCCCAAGGACTACTGCAAGG GCGGCTACTACCCCGTGAAGATCGGGGACCTGTTCAATGGGCGGTACCACGTGGTGCGCAAGCTGGGCTGGGGCCACTTCTCCACAGTCTGGCTCTGCTGGGATATCCA GCGCAAGCGCTTCGTGGCCCTGAAAGTGGTGAAGAGCGCGGGGCACTACACCGAGACGGCGGTGGATGAGATCAAGCTCCTGAAATGT GTCCGAGACAGTGACCCCAGTGACCCCAAGAGAGAGACCATTGTCCAGCTCATCGATGACTTCCGGATCTCAGGGGTGAACGGAGTCC ATGTGTGCATGGTGCTGGAGGTCCTGGGCCACCAGCTCCTCAAGTGGATCATCAAGTCCAACTACCAGGGCCTGCCCGTGCCATGCGTGAAGAGCATCGTGAGGCAG GTGCTGCACGGCCTGGACTACCTGCACACCAAGTGCAAGATCATCCACACAGACATCAAGCCCGAGAACATCCTGCTGTGTGTGGGCGACGCCTACATCAGGCGCCTGGCCACGGAGGCCACAGAGTGGCAGCAGGCGGGGGCCCCGCCCCCATCCCGCTCCACAG TCAGCACTGCCCCCCAGGAGGTCTTG ACCGGTAAGCTGTCgaaaaacaagaggaagaaaatgcgGCGCAAACGGAGGCAGCAGAAGCGGTTGCTGGAGGAGCGGCTGCGGGACCTGCAGAGGCTGGAGGCCTTGGAAGCGGCAGCCCAGTCGGAGG ATGCAGGCTCGAGGCTAGAGGGGGGCAGCGGCTCCACCTCCTCTTCTGGCTGCCACCCTGGAGGGGCCAGGGCCAGCCcgtcccctgcctcctcctcccctgccgcAGGGGGAGAGCGCAGCCTCAGCCCAGGCTCCCAGACCTCAGGCTTCTCGGGCTCGCTTTTCTCGCCTGCCTCATGCTCCATCCTCTCAGGCTCCTCCAACCAGCGGGAGACCGGGGGCCTCCTGTCCCCCAGCA cacCATTTGGTGCCTCGAACCTCCTGGTGAATCCCCTAGAGCCCCAAAATGCAGAcaagatcaagatcaagatcGCAGACCTAGGCAACGCCTGCTGGGTG CACAAGCACTTCACTGAGGACATCCAGACTCGCCAGTACCGGGCAGTGGAGGTGCTGATCGGAGCAGAGTACGGGCCCCCGGCCGACATCTGGAGCACAGCGTGCATG GCCTTCGAGCTTGCCACCGGCGACTACCTATTTGAGCCTCACTCTGGAGAGGACTACAGTCGTGACGAGG ACCACATCGCCCACATTGTGGAGCTTCTGGGAGACATCCCCCCAGCCTTCGCCCTCTCGGGCCGCTACTCCCGGGAGTTCTTCAACCGGAGAG GACAGCTGCGGCACATCCAGAACCTCAAGCACTGGGGCCTATACGAAGTGCTCATGGAGAAGTACGAGTGGCCCCTGGAGCAGGCCACACAGTTCAGCGCCTTCCTGCTGCCCATGATGGAGTACATCCCCGAGAAGCGGGCCAGTGCCGCCGACTGCCTCCAGCACCCTTGGCTCAACCCCTAG